GATAGCCCTTCCCTTTATTTGTTTTGGGTGCCCTGTGGAGATTAGAGCAGCTGATAGATGTTGTGCTTTGGGCATAATCAGTGTGTAATCAGAGTCACGCTGTTACCTCTCTCATTATTACCCATTACTATCCAGCTCTTCATTACCTCATTAACCTCCGTTTAATCTCATCACGGGTAAAACAGCCATGAATCACTCCACTCTTTCATCAGCTGCTTCTGTATTTAGTTACATTCGGAATTTGGTGTATAATGGCgaagatttgtttttcttttgatcaaAATGATTGGTTTTTAAGAAACTGCTGGATGAGAAAAGTTATCAGATTTTCACAAAATTGTGTCTGTTctaattgtctttttgttttcctataGAGTACTTTGTTACATGAAAAATGCACTATATGAAAGTCATATGTCATAAGGAAGCATTTCTCATGTGTGTTCCACAGGAAAGCTACCAGCAGTGGTACACGCAGCGGTGGCAGGACCACAGGATCGGCAGGTACTGGCGGCATGTGGCGCTTCTACACAGAAGACTCACCAGGACTCAAAGTGTAAGTGCAGTTGATAAAAGCTGAACATACACACTCACGAAAGTATTTAGCCCCTGACATTTTTAACTTCCTCTCATAAATGTGCATAAGTCTCAGGATTTTCAACACTTAGTGTGATATGTGTTCATCAGGTAGAATGGGAGGAATGTTTAATGGCAGGAAATTGGGCAAACGTGCGTCTGTGGTAAAACAAATTATCACTGAGTGGTGGATTAGCTTGATTTAAGGGTGGTATatagtgtatgtgtatatatattagacacacacatacacacacacacacacacacacttgtgtttgGAAAACTCTCAACCTCAAACTTCTATTCTGCTAAAACCTCGCCCCTAATATTAGAGAAGGCATCCTGTCTCCTGGCCATAGCTGGCCATGGTTGATCGATGGTGCTGTGGTGGTTATTGAGTGTGTCTCTGCAGCAGTCGAAGGAGGGCAGACTCGCCATACAGTGCTGTATATCGAGTGCATGTTTGTTCCTGTGTTAGACGCAGGCCTTAAAGCTTCATTAAAGGATGCACTCTGAAAGGTCAACTCAATTACAGCCTtctgacagagagaggagcGGGCCGCTGAGGAGATGGTTGGCATGGCAATGCAGCctccaccccaccccccacttGGTCCCTCATTCAGAGATGAGAGCGCCTCCTTGTTTCCTAAGCTTATCAATAAAATCAGACAGTCCACTAAGACTCTCGCTCTAGTTGGGGCTTGAGCAAATGatgggattttgtgtgtgtgtgtgtgtgtgttaatctgaGTGTTGATCAGTTTCTCTTTGTTGTGACAGTGGCCCCGTGCCAGTGCTGGTGATGAGTTTGCTCTTCATTGCATCAGTCTTCATGCTGCACATCTGGGGGAAATACACCCGCTCTTAAACTCCACCTGAAGACCTCGGACCCTGCACCTCGTCTTTTTAACACATTGGACCTGGACCAAACAACAAATGAACAACAATCTCAGCCCCCTGGTTCCCTTCTGCACTTTCACTACAACACCCACAGACATACAAGAcacacaaacttgtttttttatttaaaccattACAGTACATGATCATCATCTGCATTGATGTTGGTATCCACCCTGTTGCTTTTGccctttctgtgtttttaagatCTGAAGGGGTGAACAGGAGGGAGTCATGCCCATCTCAGATGAAATGTCTTAGttggtatgtgtgtatgtggcccTCCCGCCAAGCAGCAGTATGTTCCCGCCAATGCTGCAAAAAGGTTCCGTGCAGTACCCAAGGACATTGTTGTTTACAGGCCCCAGCAAACATTTCCTATTGTAGCCTGAagtgcattttttgttaaaagcatttgtacaaatgtaattgtaatattgtacaataaaaatgtaaaaatcaatgtgtgtgttaaaacttACCCTTATTGTGTTCTGAAATCATAACCTTGTTTTGTTCTGTGAAACATTTCAAGATGAGTgagtttgttttaatgtcaaaagTCCAAACCATATTTTCAGTTACAATTGGGATAATATTCT
The genomic region above belongs to Etheostoma cragini isolate CJK2018 chromosome 6, CSU_Ecrag_1.0, whole genome shotgun sequence and contains:
- the sec61b gene encoding protein transport protein Sec61 subunit beta — translated: MPGPAASATNVGASSRSPSKTVAPRAAGSTVRQRKATSSGTRSGGRTTGSAGTGGMWRFYTEDSPGLKVGPVPVLVMSLLFIASVFMLHIWGKYTRS